DNA from Bacteroidota bacterium:
ACCGGCAGTTCAAAACCATTCTCGATGGTAACACCTACCATATTGCTGCTGATGATGCGGCTTATCACGCCACCGCCTTTTTCATTCAGGAATTTTACTTTATCTCCAAGCTCGAATTTCATATGCTGTATTTTCTGCAAAATTAGGTAAAATGAAGGGAACTTCGTGTTAAACTCGTGCAGGCATCCTGATGTGCCGTCTTCAAAGGCTCGTGAGGCGGCTCTTTTGGCTCATGTCCGTTTTTTATGCTTTTTTGGACATGAATTTTTGCGCTTGAATTATTAATGCGAAATTCAATTCTGTATATGCACGCGCTTTGAATTCTGTTCGCTGTGATTTTGTATCTTCGGGCAGTTATTTAATCGGTTCTCTTATGAAAAAAATATTTCTTTACGCTCTGATGTTTATAATGAGCGTTGCGTTGTCCGCTCAGGTAAAACCCGGTGATAAAGCAGTTTTCAAAGAATACCAACCGGGATATTATCAGAATTCTATTTTAAAAGGCATCAACGATTTTGAAAACTCACGGGATGCCAAACCGCAGACTTCAACCTATTTTGCGCTTGATATTTCCGGATTTGATCTTCCGAACGATACCGCCTTATATAAAATCATTAAGCATTCGAAAGCTGTTTCTCAGGGTTCAACAGGCACTTGCTGGTGTTTTGGCGCTGTGTCCATGCTTGAATCGGAAGTGCTGCGTACTACCGGTAAAATGATTAAGTTGTCTGAAATGTTTGTTGTATACAATCAATACGTGGAGCGTGCACGGACCTTTGTGCGTGAGCGGGGTGCCACTTATTTTGCCGAAGGTTCTGAATCGAATGATGTTTGCCGGATGATGAAATGGCATGGAATGATGCCCGCATCGGCATATTCCGGAATGTTGCCCGGGCAAACGGTTCATGATCACGGGAAGATGGTTGAAGAAATGTCGGCATACCTTGAATCGGTTAAGAAAAGTAATTCGTGGAATGAAGAAGTTGTTGTGGCGAATATTAAAACCATACTGAATTACCACATGGGCGAACCTCCTGCAAGCTTTGATTTTGACGGAAAAACGTACTCGCCGAAAACTTTTGTTACCGAGGAATTAAAAATAAACGCCGATGATTATTTTAGTTTCATGTCAACGATGGACGCGAAGTACAATCAGAAAGCTGAGCTCGTAGAGGCTGATAACTGGTATCATTCCAGAGATTATTACAACCTCAAAATTGACGATTTTATTGCGGTATTAGTCAACTCTCTTGAAAACAATTATTCAGCCTGCCTTTGCGGCGATGTGTCGGAACCCGGCTATGACAGGGCTTCCCAGAGTGCGGTTATTCCGACATTTGACATTCCATCGGAATATATTGATGAAAATGCCCGGCAGATGCGGCTTTACAATAAAACCACAACGGATGACCATTGCATGCATGTTGTTGGGTTTCTTAAAAGAAATCAAAAGTACTGGTTCCTGCTCAAAGACAGCGGGGCAGGGGCTTTTGACGGCAAGTTCAAAGGCTATCGCTTTATCAGCGAAGATTACGTTCGATTGAAAATGATGAATATTCTCGTGTATAAAACAGGAGCAAAAATTATTCTTGATAAAATTATTAAATAGCGCAGCCTGCCGATATCAATAATTTGCCCGAATTAAAGCTGAAAATAGAAGGTTGCTCCTTCGCCGGGAATACTCTGAGCCCAGACTTTCCCACCATGTTTATGTATGATTCGGTGAACAATTGCCAGACCCACACCTGTTCCCGGAAAATCGGCAGCATGATGCAGCCGCTGAAAAACTCCGAATAATTTGTCTATATACTGCATGTCGAATCCGACGCCATTATCCATTACAAAATACGTTGTAATGCCTTTTATTTCTGTTGAGCCGACGCTTATTACCGGATTCGCTTTTTTACTTGTGAATTTAACGGCATTCGACAGCAGGTTTATCCATACCTGCCTGATCATTTTCTGGTCGCCTGTGGCTGCAGGAAGGGGCGTGATAGCGAATTTTATACGCGTATTTGAATCTATAGCAATAATTTCATTGAATACGTTGGTGGCAAGATTTGTCATATCAATCTTTGCGTGTTCCATATCGCTGCGACTCAGGTGAGAGAAGTTAAGCAGGTCGTCAATCAGATGTGCCATTTTCTGTGCATTGG
Protein-coding regions in this window:
- a CDS encoding peptidase C1, giving the protein MKKIFLYALMFIMSVALSAQVKPGDKAVFKEYQPGYYQNSILKGINDFENSRDAKPQTSTYFALDISGFDLPNDTALYKIIKHSKAVSQGSTGTCWCFGAVSMLESEVLRTTGKMIKLSEMFVVYNQYVERARTFVRERGATYFAEGSESNDVCRMMKWHGMMPASAYSGMLPGQTVHDHGKMVEEMSAYLESVKKSNSWNEEVVVANIKTILNYHMGEPPASFDFDGKTYSPKTFVTEELKINADDYFSFMSTMDAKYNQKAELVEADNWYHSRDYYNLKIDDFIAVLVNSLENNYSACLCGDVSEPGYDRASQSAVIPTFDIPSEYIDENARQMRLYNKTTTDDHCMHVVGFLKRNQKYWFLLKDSGAGAFDGKFKGYRFISEDYVRLKMMNILVYKTGAKIILDKIIK